From Bacteroidia bacterium, the proteins below share one genomic window:
- the pheS gene encoding phenylalanine--tRNA ligase subunit alpha: MLEKLKQIASQIESFKIDSSATLEEYRLKFLVKKGLINELVDEFRTIDNNLKREVGKELNLLKERANQKWEEAKEKFESNKPTKEQTIDVTLPVHSVTYGGKHPITEVIDEISNIFARIGFTTEEGPEIEDDYHNFSALNFPPNHPARDMQDTFFITNDFALRTHTSSVQIRVMKNEKPPIRVICPGRVYRNEAVSARSNCFFHQIEGLCIDKHISFADLKQTLYFFVREFFGKDLPVRFRASYFPFTEPSAEMDVFLGTETEEDYRLTKGTGWLEILGCGMVDVNVLQNVGLDSKIYSGYAFGLGVDRIAMLKYGIKDIRTLFYNDVRFLSQFSSF, translated from the coding sequence ATGTTGGAAAAGTTAAAACAAATTGCTTCTCAAATTGAATCATTTAAAATTGATTCATCTGCAACTTTAGAAGAGTATAGATTAAAATTCTTGGTAAAAAAAGGATTGATAAACGAGCTTGTAGATGAGTTTAGAACTATTGATAATAATTTAAAAAGAGAGGTTGGAAAAGAGTTAAACTTGTTAAAAGAGAGAGCAAACCAAAAATGGGAAGAAGCGAAAGAAAAGTTTGAATCAAACAAACCAACAAAAGAGCAAACAATTGATGTAACATTACCTGTTCATAGCGTAACATATGGAGGCAAACATCCGATTACAGAGGTGATAGATGAGATAAGTAATATTTTTGCAAGAATAGGTTTTACAACAGAAGAAGGACCTGAAATAGAAGATGATTATCACAATTTTTCTGCTTTAAATTTTCCACCAAATCATCCTGCAAGAGATATGCAGGATACTTTTTTTATTACGAATGATTTTGCATTAAGAACCCATACATCATCAGTACAAATAAGGGTAATGAAAAATGAAAAACCGCCAATCAGGGTTATTTGTCCCGGAAGAGTATATAGAAACGAGGCTGTGTCAGCAAGGTCTAATTGTTTCTTCCATCAGATAGAAGGATTGTGTATAGATAAACATATAAGCTTTGCAGACTTAAAACAGACATTGTATTTTTTTGTAAGAGAATTCTTTGGAAAAGATTTACCGGTAAGGTTTAGAGCTTCTTATTTTCCTTTTACAGAACCAAGTGCAGAAATGGATGTGTTTTTAGGAACAGAAACAGAAGAAGATTATAGGCTCACCAAAGGAACAGGTTGGTTAGAAATATTAGGATGTGGAATGGTAGATGTGAATGTGTTGCAAAATGTTGGATTAGATTCAAAAATTTATTCCGGTTATGCTTTTGGATTAGGTGTTGACAGAATAGCAATGTTAAAATATGGTATTAAAGATATACGAACATTATTTTACAACGATGTCAGGTTTTTATCACAGTTCAGTTCTTTTTAA